A stretch of DNA from Gloeocapsopsis sp. IPPAS B-1203:
GGATCTTCTTCGTACTCGCCAGTGTTTGGGTTGTAAGAATGTGCAGGTAAACCTGTATCTTCAAGGTAATAAACTTCAAAACCAAGACGTTCTAAGCCAAGCGCGTATTGTCCGTAATCCCAAGCAACACCGCCCACTGGACTTGTGACAATCATACCAGTGACAATCGCTTTCATTGCCGCGCCTCCAGCAATTTGTAATAAAGTGCTTCATATTCATCGACCATACGCTGATAGTCAAAACGGGCGACAACGGCTTGACGTACGCGAGTGCGATCGAGTGCTAAGACATCGGGGATACAGGCTGCAAGTGAATCTACATCAGTAGCGTAATAACCAGTTACACCAAACTCAACAATTTCAGAAACTGCACAGCGATCGCTTGCTAAGACGGGCGTACCACATGCCATGGCTTCAATTAACACCATCCCGAAAGCTTCAGAGTAGTTGATCGGAAATAGTAACGCTGCTGCACCCGCGAGTAATTCGTTACGTTTTTCGACGCCCACAGGTCCAATGTATTCGATTTGCTTGTTAATCAAAGGCACGACTTCAGTTTCAAAATACTCACCTTGTCCCTGCCCTGCCATAATCAGCCGCATACCGACTTTTTGTGCAACTTTAATCGCTTCAACCGCACCTTTTTGCGCGTTAAGATGCCCTAGAAACACAAGATAATCGCCCTGCTGAGGATGAAATGGAAATGCGGCAGTATCAATACCGTTATAAATCACAGGTACGTTGGCAAGTGACTTAAACTTGCTGCGATGATAGCGCGAAACTGCGACAACTTGGGCTTCTGGGTACTGTGTATAGCTGCGGAGAATATCAGAATTAGGATTAATGTGGTACGTGTGAACAATCGGCGTAGGAACTAGACGGGTAAATGGTAGCGCGTAATGATAAGCGTGGCTGTGGATAATATCGAATTCTTGGGCACGTTCAAACGCCGCCGCGACGTGGACAACTTCGTGAAATTCATAGTTATTCCATAACATCGGGTCATCTTTATAGCCGCGTGCATAAACTGCGTGTAACGGCGCAGATGCTTGTGAATCACCTGTAGCAAACAGCGTAACTTTGTGTCCGCGACGCATTAATTCTTCGGTGAGTAGCGACACAATTTGTTCAATCGAACTACCACTATCGGGCCCCGTTCGACCGGCAATTGGGGAGATTAAGGCAATCCGCAACAGTTTAGCCACTGCTGTCCTCCTAATCCAATTCGTGCCAGAGGTTTTCTACTTTATCGAGTGCATTTTCAACAAAAGTAGGTTTTTGAAATGGTTTGATCCACCAACGGAGATACCACAGCGTTTTCAGGATGTCGCAATAAGCCAGCGTTTGGTTAAACGTTTGTCGATCAATTGCAATATATTGCGTCAATTCATCGAGGTAAGCCTTGAGGAGATATGGTTTATGTTTGCCCCATCCTGAAAGTAACCGGACGACATCCCATGCAGCAATGCCAATTGACGCCCATTCCCAATCAATTGGTCGAATACCTACATCAGGTTGAACAATAATGTTGTGACAAGACACATCGCCGTGGAGTAATGTTTGTGGTTGGCAAATCAAGAATGCAATTAATTCGTCAAATCGCACCGTCAGCCGATCAAAGCGTGTAAGTAGATGCGCATCGGCTTTTTTTTTGAGACTCTCGCGGGCAGTTTGTAGAAGATAGTAATAGAAATCTACGTTATGTTCGCCTAGACAATCGAGCGATCGCAACTCGGCTACTCGATCGTAATAAGTTGCGTGTAACTGCGCCATCCAGCGGAAAGCTACTAACCATTCAGCTATCTCATAGTATTCGAGTTTCCACTCACCGACATCTTCGAGAAATAGCCAGTAGCGTTGTGTCGTGCGATCGCACAAACCAGCATATAACTGTGGTGCCCCAAAACGTTGTTCTGCAAGTAATTTTTGATAAAGTAGCACCTCACGTCCTTGACGAACATCCTGCTGCAGTTGCTTGAAGATTACAGATATCTTTTGACCTTGGTTCAGTGTTATTTTTAAACGATAAATAGGATGCGTACTGTAGTTATCTAACGCTGTGGAAGTCATCTGTTGAATTTGCATAGGCTGCCTCAAATATTCGCCCAAGCCTTGCTCCAGTACTTCCGCAACTGTGGATTGCCCCTCAACCAAGTCTAATGTCATTTCACTTCTCCTCTGCCCCTCTGCACCCTTACTTCCTAAGCTGACAATCCCACTGCTTCATCATCATTGGTTGTCATTTTTACTACTCTGCCATGCTCAAGTACGAGTCGAGCATCGCAGTGTTCCAGCGTACTCAGTCGATGCGCAATCATTAAAGTCGTGCGCCCGTGCATCAATCGTTCCATTGCTTCCATAATTGCGGCTTCTGTCTTGACATCAACTGAACTTGTCGGTTCGTCCAGAATTAAAATTGGTGCATCCTTCAAAAATGCCCGTGCCAGCGAAATTCGCTGACGTTCCCCACCAGAAAGTCGCATTCCCCGTTCGCCAACTTTTGTGTCATAACCCTGGGGCATCTTCATAATAAAATCGTGAGCATTTGCGGCTTTGGCTGCGGCAATGATGTCGTCGTAACTTGCATCGCAACGAGCATAGCTAATGTTTTCTGCAATACTGGTGGAAAAAAGCATCGGTTCTTGCAACACGATCGCAAACTGAGAACGCAAATCGCGTAACTTGTAATCGCGCAGATCGACACCATCAAGTAGAATTCGACCATCAGTTGGATCATAAAACCGCGTCAACAAACTGACGAGTGTTGTTTTACCCGCGCCTGTTGTCCCTGCAATACCTAACCGAGTCCCAGGGCGCAGTCGAAAAGAGATGTGGTGGAGAATCTGACTTGTGGCATCGTAACCGAACGATACATTCTCAAAAGTCACTGCACCTTTAGCACGGTGTAATCGTTTACCATGTCGTTTTTCAATCACATCAGGGGGTTCGTCCAGTAGCGCAAAAGCACGTTCAGCACCCGCGAGAGAACCTTGCAAACTTGCAACGCGCTTACTCATTGATTCCAACGGCTTATACAACTGCGATAGATACCCTAAGACTAATAGCAAGTTGCCTAATGATAATTCTCCGTTTTGTACGAGTCGCACACCGAAATAAAGTACCGCAGCAGTACCAACTGCCGTAGCAAGTGCTACGAATACACCTAAACCACCTTCGACAAATGTCAGGCGAATTTTTGCCCACAAGCTTTCACGCGCATGGCGAATAAAACGTGCTTGTTCGCGATCTTCTTGACCAAATGCTTTAACAACGCGCACCGCAGTTAAGACCTCTTGCACAACAGAAAATGCCGCGCTTTCGAGCTTTTTTGCACCACGCCATTGTTTGCGTAACCGTTGCCCATAGAGTCGCGATAGCCAGTAGAGTAGTGGTGAAATTGCGATCGCAATCAACGCTAGTTGAAGATGAATCAACGCTGTAACATACACCATCCCGATCAACGTGACAGATGAAGTGATAAAGGGAATCACACCATCAATGGCAATCCACTGCAAAGCAGGTGCATCGTGTTGTACGCGATAGTTTGTTTCATAGGTTCCCTTGGCATCGTGATATGCCAGTGATAGACGCTGGGCGTGGCTAAACAACCTGACGCGAAAGTTTAAAACTAATTTTTCACCAACATAAGTTTGCAGCACCGAAGTCACAAGTCCACGCAGCTTACCGAGAACAACAACAGCGATCGACAAGAAGATCGCAAAGATGAGAATTGCCTCATTCGAGCTTTGTACACCTGCTGGGAGGATTACTTGCAAGAAACCTGGCAACGGTCGCGATCCGAGTACTGTATCAACAATAATTGTGAGTGGTAGTGGAGTAAGAAGTGTAAATGGTGTTGACAACAAGCTCAAAAGCAACAAAACTGCCAAGTGCCAGCGAAAAGACCAAGCCTCTTGAAATACTCTTTTGTAAAGTATTCTGTTGGTATATGGCTTTTGCACTACTCTTTGCCTCTTAAAGACGATAGGGGTGAGCGGTGAGCGGTGAGAAGTGAGCGGTGAGTGACTAGTGACTAGAGAACATTATGTATTATTTCTCCTCTGCCCCTCTGCTTCCTCTGCTTCCTCTGCTCCTCTGCTCCTCTGCACAAGAAGCCCCCTGCACTCCTTTACGCTCGATTGCTTGCAACAGCAAGGACATGGCGATCGCACACTCGTAAAAACTACGAAAAATTAAAATTAAGGCGATGATACTTAGTTTAAGTACTGCGCCCCATGCCTGGTCAATTGTTGCGCCTAGAGTCAATACGACAAATAGCACTACAAGTATCCAGCCAAGTTTTGACCACCGCGACCAGATTTGTAACCGGACAAGTTGATTACCACCACCGTGTTCTTCAATCGCCATTAAAAGACGACCAACGCCAAGTAAACCTGCAGGAACTTCGAGATCCCATCGGTCGTAGTTACCGCCGTGATGTACGCAATTTCCAGTTTGTTGAATTGCTGATTCGATCGATGTCAACCATGCTTCTGGTGCTTGCCAAACTGTACTCCAGATCGTGAGTTTTTGCAGTCGGGGTAAAACAAGATGCGCTAACCCGCGCGATCGCCAAGGCTGTAATCCGTGGCGCAAACGTCCGCGCAGCCGTGCTAATGGTTGGAGTAAATACAATATGGTTGTCAAACAGTATCGCTGCCAACGCTGGGATTTTGGCGTGTTAGGAAATGAGGCACGCGCCGCACTGCGACTTGCTTGTACTAATGTGGTCACAACTGCAACAACAGCTATAGGCAACACTAACCATAGCGGAGTCCACAACAAACCAAGTAGCGCCAGCCCAAAAAGTGCTAAAATGACAAGATACCACTCTGGCATCAATGGGATAGCACCAAGCGTTCCTGGCGTGCGTTGATAAATCGATTGAAACGGCGCAGTTCCCCACATTCCATAAAATACCTGCTCTTTGGCACTCAGCGCGTGCATAACGCCTGAACCGTAAATGCGCCCAGACCAAGAAAGATGACCTGCTGCATTGTATTTTTCCGGAAATTTTTGTGAGAGTAGCGCTTCGGCTTTACCGTAGCCTTGTTGTTGCTTCCAATATGCGCGTACCGAGTTGCGACGATGATGCCAAACTACCGCCGCCGGATTAAACCCGAGACTCCAACCTTGTTGCTGTAACCGCCAACAAATATCAACATCGTCACCCGCAGTACGAAATTGCGGATCGAAGCCATCAATTGCTTGCAGGCACGTTTTGCGAAACGCCATGTTACAACCAGGAATATGCTCAGCTTCTCGATCCGACAAGAGAACGTGCAACGGACCTCCTGGTGCATTCGCCACACATTCAGCGATCGCGCCGTCTCCTGGCGGTGCAATATTGGGA
This window harbors:
- a CDS encoding glycosyltransferase family 4 protein, with protein sequence MAKLLRIALISPIAGRTGPDSGSSIEQIVSLLTEELMRRGHKVTLFATGDSQASAPLHAVYARGYKDDPMLWNNYEFHEVVHVAAAFERAQEFDIIHSHAYHYALPFTRLVPTPIVHTYHINPNSDILRSYTQYPEAQVVAVSRYHRSKFKSLANVPVIYNGIDTAAFPFHPQQGDYLVFLGHLNAQKGAVEAIKVAQKVGMRLIMAGQGQGEYFETEVVPLINKQIEYIGPVGVEKRNELLAGAAALLFPINYSEAFGMVLIEAMACGTPVLASDRCAVSEIVEFGVTGYYATDVDSLAACIPDVLALDRTRVRQAVVARFDYQRMVDEYEALYYKLLEARQ
- a CDS encoding phosphotransferase, yielding MTLDLVEGQSTVAEVLEQGLGEYLRQPMQIQQMTSTALDNYSTHPIYRLKITLNQGQKISVIFKQLQQDVRQGREVLLYQKLLAEQRFGAPQLYAGLCDRTTQRYWLFLEDVGEWKLEYYEIAEWLVAFRWMAQLHATYYDRVAELRSLDCLGEHNVDFYYYLLQTARESLKKKADAHLLTRFDRLTVRFDELIAFLICQPQTLLHGDVSCHNIIVQPDVGIRPIDWEWASIGIAAWDVVRLLSGWGKHKPYLLKAYLDELTQYIAIDRQTFNQTLAYCDILKTLWYLRWWIKPFQKPTFVENALDKVENLWHELD
- a CDS encoding ABC transporter ATP-binding protein codes for the protein MQKPYTNRILYKRVFQEAWSFRWHLAVLLLLSLLSTPFTLLTPLPLTIIVDTVLGSRPLPGFLQVILPAGVQSSNEAILIFAIFLSIAVVVLGKLRGLVTSVLQTYVGEKLVLNFRVRLFSHAQRLSLAYHDAKGTYETNYRVQHDAPALQWIAIDGVIPFITSSVTLIGMVYVTALIHLQLALIAIAISPLLYWLSRLYGQRLRKQWRGAKKLESAAFSVVQEVLTAVRVVKAFGQEDREQARFIRHARESLWAKIRLTFVEGGLGVFVALATAVGTAAVLYFGVRLVQNGELSLGNLLLVLGYLSQLYKPLESMSKRVASLQGSLAGAERAFALLDEPPDVIEKRHGKRLHRAKGAVTFENVSFGYDATSQILHHISFRLRPGTRLGIAGTTGAGKTTLVSLLTRFYDPTDGRILLDGVDLRDYKLRDLRSQFAIVLQEPMLFSTSIAENISYARCDASYDDIIAAAKAANAHDFIMKMPQGYDTKVGERGMRLSGGERQRISLARAFLKDAPILILDEPTSSVDVKTEAAIMEAMERLMHGRTTLMIAHRLSTLEHCDARLVLEHGRVVKMTTNDDEAVGLSA
- a CDS encoding glycosyltransferase, with translation MTAQQITVRNLPTPFSVTQQLRPQVRGKFLFIGEEKLYVCGVTYGTFRPDQNGNDYPNPRIVESDFATMAAKGINAVRTYTVPPRWLLDVAAKHGLRVMVGLPWEQHIAFLEDKNRIKAIKERIRSGVRTCADHPALLCYAIGNEIPASIVRWYGRHRIERFLQQLYWVAKSEDPGSLVTYVNYPTTEYLHLPFVDFVCFNVYLEQQDRLQAYLARLQNLVGDRPLVMAEIGLDSRRNGLKKQADVLDWQIRTAFAAGCAGAFIFAWTDEWHRGGYDIEDWDFGLTTRRRQLKPALAAVGDAFAQVPFSPNLQLPFISVVVCSYNGARTIRDTLEGLAKVKYPHFEAIVINDGSTDSTPEIASEYNVRLINIPQGGLSNARNVGMRAAKGEIVAYIDDDAYPDPHWLMYLADTFVHTSYAGVGGPNIAPPGDGAIAECVANAPGGPLHVLLSDREAEHIPGCNMAFRKTCLQAIDGFDPQFRTAGDDVDICWRLQQQGWSLGFNPAAVVWHHRRNSVRAYWKQQQGYGKAEALLSQKFPEKYNAAGHLSWSGRIYGSGVMHALSAKEQVFYGMWGTAPFQSIYQRTPGTLGAIPLMPEWYLVILALFGLALLGLLWTPLWLVLPIAVVAVVTTLVQASRSAARASFPNTPKSQRWQRYCLTTILYLLQPLARLRGRLRHGLQPWRSRGLAHLVLPRLQKLTIWSTVWQAPEAWLTSIESAIQQTGNCVHHGGNYDRWDLEVPAGLLGVGRLLMAIEEHGGGNQLVRLQIWSRWSKLGWILVVLFVVLTLGATIDQAWGAVLKLSIIALILIFRSFYECAIAMSLLLQAIERKGVQGASCAEEQRSRGSRGSRGAEEK